Proteins co-encoded in one Halodesulfovibrio marinisediminis DSM 17456 genomic window:
- the rpoB gene encoding DNA-directed RNA polymerase subunit beta produces MGQLYKKFGKIEVTLPIPHLLNLQVDSYKKFLQEGRTDRLPDEGLEGVFRSVFPIEDFNRTASLEYVRYDVSEPKYDQAECIAKGLTYEAPIRITVRLVVYDVDEETENRTIRDIKEQDIYFGTLPLMTEKGTFIVNGTERVIVNQLQRSPGIIFEHDSGKTHSSRKVLYSCRIIPMRGSWLDFDFDHKDILYVRIDRRRKMPATILFKAMGMSRSEILDCFYEKEYFRFEDGKVMWEVQKDMYRKEVAYVDLGDGEKVFAKQGKPITKRTWRQLLEAGVEAIEVAPDTLHGLFLAEDLVDENTGEVLADAADELTEDLVERIREAGVKRLPVLHTRGSDVSSSMRDTLLLDKTEDSESARVEIYRRLRPSSPPTPEIANTFFENLFRSGDYYDLSPVGRYKMNQRLDLDRTNDMRTLSDNDIFTAIKILCKLKDSHGPADDIDHLGNRRVRPVGELVENQYRIGLVRMERAIKERMSLQEVATLMPHDLINPKPVAAVLKEFFGTSQLSQFMDQTNALSEVTHKRRLSALGPGGLTRERAGFEVRDVHTSHYGRICPIETPEGPNIGLIVSLTTYSKVNDFGFIETPYRVVENSRVTDEVIYMDATTEQGQVVAQANAELDADGNFVREFITTRYLGDVLMSPREDVTLMDISPSQMVSISAALIPFLEHDDANRALMGSNMQRQAVPLLRCNKPIVGTGMEGPVAQDSGACIIAEGEGFVRFADADRIVVSYTNGLYPESGGVRSYDLQKHHKSNQSSCFGQKPTCYPNQQVVRGTILADGPGIEDGELALGKNLVVAFMPWCGYNFEDSILISERTVKEDVFTSVHIEEFEVVARDTKLGPEEITRDIPNVSEEMLRNLDGSGIIRIGANVSPDDILVGKITPKGETQLSPEEKLLRAIFGDKARDVKNTSLKVPPGIEGTVIDVKVFNRRSGEKDERTKNIEDYELAKLDRKEQSHIAALNMSTMAKVMEEAEGKQLAYNIQGKRKGEVLAEAGHVATAEVLNEVPVKKLSGLFKSNDVNDAIEHIIEEYDKQVAFIKDIYDTKREKVSEGDDLPPGVLKMVKCYIAVKRKLSVGDKMAGRHGNKGVVSQILPIEDMPFFADGSTVDIVLNPLGVPSRMNIGQIMETHLGWGALKLGEQLAALLETGEHLKDVRTRVKEVYKCDTINRMVDEMDDEEFTKAVRRLSTGIVTKTPVFDGAREEEIWSWIADAGMPDDGKNVLFDGRTGDQFQNRVTTGVMYILKLHHLVDEKIHARSTGPYSLVTQQPLGGKAQFGGQRLGEMEVWALEAHGAAYMLQEFLTVKSDDVTGRVKMYEKIVKGDNFLEAGMPESFNVLIKELMSLGLDVTLHQEEEQKGPRTFLND; encoded by the coding sequence CGTACTGACCGACTGCCTGACGAAGGTCTTGAAGGTGTATTCCGTTCTGTCTTCCCTATTGAAGATTTTAACCGCACTGCAAGCCTTGAGTACGTTCGCTACGACGTTAGCGAACCTAAATACGATCAGGCTGAATGCATTGCAAAAGGTCTTACCTACGAAGCACCAATTCGCATCACCGTGCGTCTTGTTGTGTATGATGTAGATGAAGAGACCGAAAACCGCACCATCCGCGACATTAAAGAGCAGGACATCTATTTTGGTACCCTGCCTTTGATGACCGAGAAAGGTACTTTTATTGTTAACGGTACAGAACGTGTAATCGTTAACCAGCTGCAACGTTCCCCTGGTATCATCTTTGAACATGATTCAGGTAAAACTCACTCCAGCCGCAAAGTACTTTACAGCTGCCGTATCATCCCGATGCGCGGCTCTTGGCTCGATTTCGACTTTGACCATAAAGATATTTTGTACGTGCGTATTGACCGTCGTCGCAAAATGCCTGCCACTATTCTCTTTAAAGCAATGGGCATGTCTCGTTCCGAGATCCTCGATTGCTTCTACGAGAAAGAGTACTTCCGTTTTGAAGATGGAAAAGTCATGTGGGAAGTGCAGAAGGACATGTACCGCAAAGAAGTTGCGTACGTGGATCTTGGCGATGGTGAAAAAGTATTCGCGAAGCAGGGCAAACCAATTACTAAACGTACTTGGCGTCAGCTTCTCGAAGCCGGTGTCGAAGCAATCGAAGTTGCTCCAGACACCCTTCACGGCCTGTTCCTTGCTGAAGACCTTGTTGATGAAAACACAGGTGAAGTTCTCGCTGATGCAGCAGACGAGCTTACTGAAGATCTCGTAGAACGCATTCGTGAAGCAGGTGTTAAACGTCTACCTGTGCTTCACACCCGTGGTTCTGATGTATCTTCTTCCATGCGCGATACCCTTCTGCTCGATAAAACAGAAGATTCCGAATCCGCACGTGTTGAGATCTACCGTCGTCTGCGTCCAAGTTCACCTCCTACTCCGGAAATTGCGAATACATTCTTCGAAAACCTTTTCCGCAGCGGAGACTACTACGACTTATCTCCAGTAGGTCGTTACAAAATGAACCAGCGCCTTGATCTCGATCGTACGAACGACATGCGCACGCTGTCAGACAACGATATTTTCACAGCAATCAAGATCCTGTGTAAACTGAAAGACTCTCACGGCCCAGCTGACGATATCGACCACCTCGGTAACCGTCGCGTACGTCCGGTAGGTGAACTGGTAGAAAACCAGTACCGCATCGGTCTTGTACGTATGGAACGTGCTATCAAAGAACGCATGAGCCTGCAGGAAGTGGCAACCCTTATGCCACACGACCTCATCAACCCTAAACCGGTTGCTGCAGTACTCAAAGAGTTCTTCGGTACTTCTCAGCTTTCCCAGTTCATGGACCAGACAAACGCTTTGTCTGAGGTAACTCACAAGCGTCGTCTGTCTGCTCTTGGTCCTGGTGGTCTTACCCGTGAACGCGCAGGCTTTGAAGTTCGAGACGTACACACTTCTCACTACGGCCGTATCTGCCCAATTGAGACTCCAGAGGGTCCAAACATTGGTCTGATTGTGTCCCTGACCACATACTCCAAAGTGAACGATTTCGGTTTCATTGAAACACCGTACCGCGTTGTTGAGAATAGCCGCGTTACTGATGAAGTCATCTACATGGATGCTACCACTGAACAGGGACAGGTTGTTGCACAGGCAAACGCAGAGCTCGATGCTGACGGTAACTTCGTAAGAGAATTTATTACTACCCGTTACCTCGGCGACGTTCTCATGTCTCCACGTGAAGATGTAACTCTTATGGACATCTCTCCAAGCCAGATGGTTTCCATCTCTGCTGCGCTGATTCCGTTCCTCGAGCACGATGACGCGAACCGCGCGCTTATGGGTTCCAACATGCAGCGTCAGGCAGTTCCACTGCTCCGCTGTAACAAACCAATCGTTGGTACCGGCATGGAAGGCCCTGTTGCACAGGACTCCGGAGCATGTATCATCGCTGAAGGCGAAGGTTTTGTTCGCTTTGCTGATGCTGACCGCATCGTTGTATCTTACACTAACGGTCTCTACCCAGAGTCCGGTGGCGTTCGCAGCTACGACTTGCAGAAGCACCACAAGTCCAACCAGAGCTCATGCTTTGGTCAGAAGCCTACTTGCTACCCTAACCAGCAGGTTGTTCGCGGTACTATTCTCGCTGACGGCCCTGGTATTGAAGACGGCGAACTTGCTCTGGGTAAAAACCTCGTTGTAGCGTTTATGCCTTGGTGTGGTTACAACTTCGAGGACTCCATCCTCATCTCCGAACGTACGGTAAAAGAAGACGTATTCACTTCTGTACACATTGAAGAGTTTGAAGTTGTTGCTCGTGACACCAAGCTTGGACCTGAAGAGATTACCCGCGATATTCCGAACGTAAGCGAAGAAATGCTCCGCAACCTTGACGGAAGCGGCATTATTCGCATCGGTGCAAACGTATCTCCTGACGACATCCTCGTAGGTAAAATTACTCCTAAGGGCGAAACACAGCTCTCCCCTGAAGAGAAACTCCTGCGTGCGATCTTCGGTGATAAAGCACGTGACGTTAAGAACACCTCCCTCAAAGTTCCTCCTGGAATCGAAGGCACTGTAATTGACGTTAAAGTGTTCAACCGTCGCTCCGGTGAGAAAGACGAACGCACTAAAAATATTGAAGATTACGAACTTGCTAAGCTTGATCGTAAAGAACAGAGCCACATTGCTGCACTCAACATGTCTACCATGGCAAAAGTTATGGAAGAAGCTGAAGGCAAGCAGCTTGCGTACAACATTCAGGGTAAACGCAAAGGCGAAGTTCTTGCTGAAGCAGGTCACGTAGCAACAGCTGAAGTTCTTAACGAAGTACCAGTTAAGAAGCTTTCCGGCCTGTTTAAGTCTAATGACGTGAACGATGCCATCGAGCATATCATTGAAGAATATGATAAGCAGGTAGCGTTCATTAAGGATATCTACGACACCAAGCGTGAAAAAGTGTCTGAAGGCGATGACTTGCCTCCAGGCGTGCTCAAGATGGTTAAATGCTACATCGCCGTTAAGCGTAAGCTCAGCGTAGGTGACAAAATGGCTGGCCGTCACGGTAACAAAGGTGTTGTTTCCCAGATTCTGCCAATCGAAGACATGCCGTTCTTCGCAGACGGTTCTACCGTAGACATCGTACTTAACCCATTGGGCGTACCGTCTCGTATGAACATCGGTCAGATCATGGAAACTCACTTAGGTTGGGGCGCACTCAAACTTGGTGAACAGCTTGCAGCACTTCTTGAAACCGGCGAACATCTTAAAGACGTTCGTACCCGCGTTAAGGAAGTATACAAGTGTGATACAATCAACCGCATGGTTGACGAAATGGATGATGAAGAATTCACCAAAGCCGTTCGTCGACTCAGCACCGGTATCGTAACTAAGACTCCGGTATTTGATGGTGCACGCGAAGAAGAAATCTGGTCATGGATCGCCGATGCCGGCATGCCTGATGACGGTAAGAACGTACTGTTCGACGGCCGTACCGGTGACCAGTTCCAGAACCGTGTAACTACAGGTGTTATGTACATCCTGAAACTGCACCACTTGGTTGATGAAAAAATCCACGCCCGTTCAACTGGTCCTTACTCACTCGTTACGCAGCAGCCACTGGGCGGTAAAGCTCAGTTCGGTGGTCAGCGTCTCGGTGAAATGGAAGTTTGGGCACTGGAAGCACATGGTGCAGCTTACATGTTGCAGGAATTCCTGACCGTTAAGTCTGACGACGTTACCGGTCGTGTAAAAATGTACGAGAAGATCGTAAAAGGCGACAACTTCCTTGAAGCGGGTATGCCTGAATCCTTCAACGTACTTATTAAGGAATTGATGTCCCTTGGTTTGGATGTCACCCTGCATCAGGAAGAGGAACAAAAAGGTCCACGCACCTTCCTGAATGATTAA